In Globicephala melas chromosome 20, mGloMel1.2, whole genome shotgun sequence, the genomic window TTAGGGCCTAAGTGGTGTAGCCTCCTCTTAGAGGTGAGAACGGTTGAGTCCCAGAAAGAAGCAGCAGCGAAGGGCTGAGGGCCGGCTTGTGGTGGTCGCGTGAGGGTGCTGCAGGCTCCTGGGTGGTCAGCGGGCCTCCTGGCCTCTTGAGGCCATGGCCTGCGCTCGCTGCTCCCTATCAGTCCTGGTGTGCCACAGCTGCCCCCATTCCTAGGTACCTGAGTCAGGCGGAAAAGCTACCCCAGTCCTCAGGAGGGGGCAGTTCGAGAGAGAAGCAGGTATCCGGCAGACACCCCCTGTGCCAGGCGCCGTGCTGAGCGCTGCCCGCTCGTCCACTCTGCTCGTCCAGTCTCCCAGTCACCCTTCACAGCAGTTACCATTCACCCATTTTACGGAAGGAAGACTTAGGCCCAGATCACCCCAGAGCAGATGGCAGAGCCCGTGCCCACACAGGCCTCTATTCTGtcctctccccgcccctccccagggcAGGCGTTGCTGGGGAGGGGACTGAGGACTGGGGGGACCCCTCGGATGTGCAGGTGCAGGGGGAGCTGAGGGGGCTGGACATGCCTTTGTTGCCCCTGTTTTCAGGCCTTTGTCCCCGTCCTGGTGCTGCTGCTCCTTCTGAGGGGCCGGCGCTCCAGGACCCGATCCTGGTCTGCAGCTCCCTGGGGAATGTCTGTGATTGCCAGGGCCGTGTGGGCCCCTGAACAAGCAGGTGTGCAAGTCCTATGGGGCGGGGGAGCCATGccagggtggagagggaggggctgggcgggGGCCACCCAgggtggcagaggccagagccTGGAGTTCTGACTGCAGGCTCCTTGAATGGAGGCGCACCCAGGCCTGGTGCTCCTCTGAGGCCAGACAGACAGGAAGGTGGTCGGCCCGCCCACGCCGGTCATCATGGTCTAGGGAGGCTGAGGCTCCTCTCCTCCCATGCTGGGCAGTACCTGAAGCCCTCCTTGGCCTTTGTTTCAGGTTCAGGGCCCTCCTGAGTCTGGGGTGTGTGCTGGGGCGTccatggcggcctctcttgtgcctcggtcttccccctccccccccccgtcTCCCTTTATTGCTTGGGAAGTTACAGGAAGCTCTGGGGGCATCAAGGGAGTCCCACTGAGGGACAAAGAGCTTGGGGGTTAAGTGGGGGCCTCCCTTCCTACTGGTGTTTTAAGCATTTAACATTGTGCCAATTTGTCCTTAAAGAAATCAGCTCGTTCTGTGTGCAGTTAAACCTTTACTCTCTTAAAACTTTTTAGAATAGACAATACATGCCCATGGCTTACAAACAGTGCAGGGAAACCCTGTtaccagctgtgtgtgtgtgtgtccatccaGAGACATCCtatgtgtctgtctgtctatccatccagAGAGAGACATCCTGTGTGTGGTCTGTGTGTCCGTCCATCCAGAGTCGTCTTCGGCAGACGCATTGAGCTCCTTCTTATTTCTGGTCAGCACAGGCAGGGATGACTCCTGGGGCCTCATGTTGGATCCAGGGTCTGGCTTTGTGGGCAGGTCCTCTCAGCTTGGGAGGCTCTTACCTgacctctccctcctctcacACAGGGCTTCTCGTGTGGGTTTGCTGGGGGTCGGGATGTGGGAGAGTTTAACCCTGGGCCTCTCTGACTGCAGACAGGCTGGGGCTCCAGGCATGGACACTGGAACAGACACACATGGGTGGCCCTGGGATCCTAGAACTCCCTgagggagggtggagagaaggggcACTTGCCCCTCCCCTGCTTCTAGAACAGACCTGTCCATGACTCAGTGAGGCCAGCCCAGGCAAGCCTCAGTCTCTGGCTGGCCAAAGTCCACAGTGGGTGTTTCACGTTCACTCTAGCTCCTAgcccaggtctttttttttttttaattaattaattaattattgtctgtgttgggtcttcgttgccacgcgcaggctttctctagttgtggcgagcgggagctactcttcgttgtggtgcgcgggcttctcattgcggtggcttcttttgttgtggagcacgggctctaggcgtgcaggcttcagtagttgtggctcgctggctctagagcgcaggctcagtagttgtggcacatgggcttagttgctccgcggcatgtgggatcttcccggacgagggctcgaacccgtgttccctgcattggcaggaagggTCTTGACTGCAGCTTCCTGAGTAGCTCCAAGAACTCCCACAACTGCTCAGCTAAGCCTCTCCCTAATTCCTGgaccacagaaactatgagaagGAATGAAGGATTATTGCTGTTTGGGGGTAGTCTGTTACCAAGCAATGGATAATGACTACGGTACATATTTTGCAGGGCAGGGCGGGAGACACTGCAGAGGTTTAGAGTTGCTGGCTTTCTTCTGATTCTCTGTATTATTGTCACCCCTCAAGCACAGGAGAGTGGTTCTGGGGCCTTGGGGAGCCCCAGGAGCTGCATCTCCCAGAGTATACATAGATCTAGATTCTTctaagggaaggaggcagggacttccctggcagtccagtggttaagactctgcactaccactgcagggggcctgggttcgatccctggtcagggaactaagatcccacgtgccatgcagtgtggcaaaacgatataaataaataaataaataatttttttaaaatgagggagGCAAAGAAGGAGAGTCCTCAGCTTCAGCCTCTTTGGCCCGCCAGATGCCTTCTCTCCTCGTGTCACTCACATTCACCACCACGCCTCCAGCCCGGGCCCTCTCCCGAGCACCATGGCTACGCTTCCGACCATTTCTAACGACTTGTGCACCAGGGCTAAAACGACACTCTCAAACTGAAGTCATCCTCTACCCTCACAAAGCTAGTCCTCCTCCTATGATTCCTACTAAGGGCTTTCTACAGCACTGATGTGATGGCCTGTCgcccctatttaaaaaaatccgtacacacattcacagattcatatatatacatacgtatgtatatatcCAGAAAGAAATACgcaaaaatgttaacagtggttattcttaagtggtttttaaatatatattttgtccagGTTTTCTTGTTAACTTCAGCAGGAGGGTGGTCTTAACCACTGAGTCTGCCTAAATTAAATTACCCCAGGAGTTGCTAGAAAGGAGATCCTGTCCCAAATTATGTGCAGCAATGACATATTATTTCATAAGCacaaaaattttattgtttaaaaaggtaaatacagATGAGATGACTGCGAGGTAAAGCCCCAGCCCCCTACTAGGCCACCCAATACCAGCGTCCATTTCTGTGTCCTCTCACACTTCCTCCTGCAAGTCCCCAAGATGCCCTCATGAGCCATgtggctgcctcctgggctgtgCTGGGAGAGCCAGCATGGGGTCCCACCTGTCCCTGCATGCTTGGGCCCCTGTCCCGGACACAGGGGCATGTGAGGTTTGCTGGATGAACAGGTGGAAGGCCTCACCCCATGTGTCATGGAAGTGAAGGGGTCCAAGGAGACCAGTGGATGACAGGGGTGTTGTTTTActgcctctcctcccacccactcccTGGAGACACCTCCACTCCCcgcctccctccatcccacccaggGCACAGAGTCTGTCACCCCATCCTCAGGGCCCTCAGCACGAACGCCCACTTTCCCAGCGCCAGCTTGGTGTCCTCTGCAGAGACGTCACGGTGCCACACGGCTCGCACTGACCGCTCAGTCCAGGGGACAGCAGCACACGCACCGCGTGGCCAGTCTGGGCCACCTCGTCAGCGCTCACGGTCTGCAGGCGCTGGCACAGCTCCTCGGGCAGCAGCCCATCCACCCTCACCATCACCACATGTTCGTCTCTACGGTGGTGAGATCCGTGGAGCAGACANNNNNNNNNNNNNNNNNNNNNNNNNNNNNNNNNNNNNNNNNNNNNNNNNNNNNNNNNNNNNNNNNNNNNNNNNNNNNNNNNNNNNNNNNNNNNNNNNNNNNNNNNNNNNNNNNNNNNNNNNNNNNNNNNNNNNNNNNNNNNNNNNNNNNNNNNNNNNNNNNNNNNNNNNNNNNNNNNNNNNNNNNNNNNNNNNNNNNNNNGGACAAATCCGTTAACTCTTGGGGTctaggtttcctcatctgtaaagtggggacatcgtggggttgttgtgaggactcaACCCAAGTTAAAGGCTACATTCTGCTGGATCCTGTAGAAAATTACTAACACGCACTGGGTGCCTACTGGTCTAGGACCTGCACGGGTTGTGGCCTGGTAAAGCATAGACCACCTGGATCCCACCCCTGCTGGTTCAGCGGCTAACCTTCACCTTCTAGAGTTGGAAGGATGCACACCTGCTGGGGGTTTGGGCCCGGCTACAGGGGACCCCCAAGGCACACCCCTGGGGCCAAAGGGAAGTGGGGGGTGTCCAGGCACCTCTGGCAAACCTCTGGGCGTTCTGGTGGTCCTTCAGCAGCACTTCCTCAGCGTCAGTCAGTCCCACCAGGGCAGCTACAGCCAGCACCCCCACCTGGCGCATCCCCCCACGCAGGGCTTTCCGGAGGCGCCAGGCTTCTTCAGTGAAGCCCTTGGGTCCCCCAACCAGGGCCCCCACTGTTGCGCCGAGGCcctgggggaagagaggagagtcctgcctgcctgcccgtGGGTGTGCATCTCTGTCCTCGGGAGGGGGCAAAAGGGACAGGGATGGGCGACACTGTGGCCTCATCGGGGAGGGGGTTAGAGGGGCCCAGCGTGAGCGGCTGTCAACATAGGAGCTCGGGGACCCAACTCGGCCTCTTGCTGTGGGCATCTCTACCCTCCTGTGGCGGGGGCGGCCCAGCAGCTTCCCTACCttggagaaacagagagacacagaATCACAGCGCTCCACGATGCGGGCAGGGGGCATGCACAGAGCCACCGCGGCGTTCATCAACCGGGCCCCATCCAGGTGAACCTGGACCCCATAGCTCCGGGCcagcaggtgcacctgggggtgagaggcaggagggtcagagggccaggctggggggaggggcagagggagggtgggTCTCCAGAAGATCACTGGAGGGTCACTGGGCTTGTGTCCTTGAGGAAGCAGGAGGGCTTTGAGTCAGGAGAGCTGGCTGGTGACAAGCTTGGCCATCTGGCACCCGAGCAGTCACTCTGGGCCTGGGCCTGAGGCTGTCCTCTGTGAAAGGGGGTCAAggataagggttttttttttctttttttcttttctttttttttttttggtggtacgcgggcctctcactgcgtggcccctcccgttgcggagcacaggctccggacgtgcaggcccagcggccatggctcacgggcccagccgctctgtggcatgtgggatcctcccggaccggggcatgaacccgcatcccctgcacgggcaggtggactctcaaccactgcgccaccagggaagcccgaggataaGGGTTTTATCTCCTGTTTATGGCGGGCTCACTGTGGGCCAAGCGATGAATGCCTCATCTTACTGAAGCCTCGCCGCAGCCCTATTGGAAGGATGCCCTCAGTCCCCTTTCCCAGGTGAGGAATAGGTCCGGAGGGTTAGTTAGTGCTCAAGTTCTCGCAGGGGAGAGCGGCAGAGCCCAGCCCTTGCACACTGGCCCTAAGACCAGACCAAGGTGGTGCCGCTTGGGGACTCGCCTCCCTGAGGACTGGGTCTCTGCTCTTTGGAGAAAAGCTTGGGCAGTGGGGCAATAATTCCCTTTGCATCTGCGCCTAGAACCGCACCCATGTCTCCCACAGCAGTTCTGGCCACTGATGGGCACCCAGGCATGCATCAGAGGGGACTAAACCCCAGGAGAGGGGCCTGAGGGACAGAAAGCCGGCAGCTGGCTAGTGGTGGGGGCACAGTGGCGGGGCCAGGCCTGGCTGGCATAGGCACTCGATGGGGAGCACCCGGCCCCCTGAGCTGCTGTGGGCGTCCTCCAGGCAAATGAGCTCACAGACCGGGTGGGAGCGGCTCCCAAGGCTCCGTGCAACCAGCCCCTCCAGCTCAGCCAGGTCCAGGGTGCCATGGGGCAGgtctgggagggggtgggagtgcGCCCCAGCGATCTGCAGGTGTGGGCGTGCAAATGATGAGGTCCAGGGGTCCAGCAGCACCTCCTACCCCTGTCCTGTCTGCTCCTCCCCAGCTCTGGGCCGTGAAGCCTTCCCCCTGTGCTGTGGACGTGGGCATAGACATCCCAGCTAAGGGTGGGGGAGGACTGAAGGCACCATGTTTGCTTGAGAGGCTGCGGTCCCTCCTCCCTAAGCGCCCAGTGCTCTGGGTTCCCACTAGGGGGCAGCAGGGTTACAAGCACAGCCAGCAAACCGACTGGCCTGAGCCGAGCCCGCCCCTGTGTGGTCAATCTGGGAATGGCTCTCCTTACTGCCTTCCCTGGAGAGGCCACCATTTCTCCCTCTGCAGGTCCCAACTTGGTGCCTGGGAGGCAGGTTCTCACCCCACGTGCTGAGCATCCTGTGCTGGCCCCAGGCGAGCGGTGCTGGGCCCTTACCTGAGCCACCCCGCCCTGCTCCTGGACGTGGAGGTGGCACTCCTGCCCAAGGAGGAGCGGGGAGCCCCGGCGCTGGCAGTGATACATCACTAAGGTagatggggtgggggacagcGTTGGCACCGAGTCCCATGGGGCCCATCTATCCCCAACCAGCTCAGCCGGACTGACCCCCAAGGCCACAGCTAGCTCCCAAGTGCCTTATGCCAATTAGGAAAGAGCGCCCCTTCAAGACACCTTCCTGCCATTTGCTGGAAAACCATCCCACTAAGTCCACAAGTCTAAGACGGTGACCCTGTGGATCATTGGGCGCTGCACACCCTACACCCCTGTGCCTTGCAGCCCACCTGCAGGGTATCTTCTGCGTGGGGAAGCCAGCCATGATGCTGCTGTTTGGGGAATAAGCGGCCCAGGGCACGGGCACCAGTCAGGCCCTAGCAGGAAACAGAGGGCACACGCACCCTGGGAATCCGGAGTATTTGATAAAGGGGCAATTTACAAAGGTGTGGCAGCATGCTGGGAAGTCACGAAGTTCAGTGCAGGACCCCCAGGCAGGAAGGGGTGAGAGGAGGGTGTGGTTACAGGTTCCAGATGGCTCGGAGCCCCACTGACGTTGTCACAGCCCCCAGCACAAAAGGGAGAAGCATGGAGGGAGGGCCTGGAGGGCAAATGGAAGTCACCCCGCGCTCACCAGAGATGAGGTTGGCCATGGTGTTTGTGGGCACGAACAGGGTCTGCTTCACCCCGAGCAGCTCCGCAGCCGTGGCCTGAAGCTCTGAGGTGGGAAGGGATGGGGGCGCGGCGGGGGGAGCCCATCAACAATGGCACTTTTCAAATTCCTCTTTGCCGACCCCATGAGCTCTTTGTCCGGATGAGGGCATCTTGCCCAAGGCTGTGGTGAGTAGCCAAGCAGGACGCCAGCCCTGGTCTGCCAGCTGCAGCCTGTGGTCTTGGTGGCTGCACATCTGGGTCCAGGGGCCCCTCAGTCGACCCTCTGTGCCCCGCCTCCTCCTGGGCCATGTTCTCCCCACACACACTGAAACTCTGTGGTTTGAACCCTCCTGTCCCACCCAGACCTCACACCTGTCTCACTTCCTTTCCCATCAGTCCCTTGCAGGTGGGGCCCTGTGGTTTCTCTGCTGACTTCCTCTCCCAGAACAGAAGGACTGGAGGAGactggggggatggagggggcgGGGCTTCCGGCTCTGGCTTTAAAGCTCACTGTGGCTCCCCTCTGCCTGTGGCATACACTATGAAGCCTTTGCCGTGACATTCAAGACCGGTGGGATCTGCCTTCTGGCTCCCCTCCAGGGACAGGAATGCTCTCCTGCACACCCACTCCAGCCCCATTCCCCATCCATATCCCAGACACCTTTTGCACcactctgcttctgcttctgcagTTCCCCTGCCCGGTGAGCCAGCActcccttccctgcccagggTTGGGGGTGGAGCACTTCACTCATCTTTTAAGAGGTTCCTCCACAAAGTCCCCATTTCCTGCGAGTCCCATGTCCCCACCTGCCAGTCCCCAAGGCACTCTCTGTGGATGCACGTTAACCCCagcacctccctcccctcagtgGGGGTGACTGTCTATGCATCAGGTGGCCTGCTGAGCAGTGGGTCAGCATCTTTGAAGTTTCAGGCAAAAGTGGGTGTCTGCTGGATGCATGATCAGCCCCATCACCACCTGACCCCACATCCAGGCCCTCAGGGCTCAAGTGGTAACCCTCAGGCTTGCCCCTAGCACAGCTGACGGTCCTACACACTCCAGCAATAGCAATGGTTCATTAAGGCAGCAACTCAACCCAGGGTGGTGGCACCAGTCACCATCTTGAAAACACTCCCTAGGTTTTTAGAACCCACTCCTCGCGGGGGGTGGGGTAATGCAGCCTGTGGAGAATCCCCTTTTCTAGATgggttttctctttgtcttcatgTGGGAAGGTGGTGGGTGCAGGACAATAGCTAACGGTGCTAGAGTGagaaggcctgggttcaagtcctgttTTGCCATTTATTCGGTATGGGAACTTGAGTGCCTGGCTCAGCTGCTCGGAGCCCTCCTCTGCAAGATGAGATAACACCCATCTCATCGGGCAGTGGGGCCACACTTTAATGAGTCAAGTCACCCGGCGATCCTGTTTTAACTTGCAGATTCTGGCTCAGGAGGTCCGGTGTGGGGcccgagaatctgcatttctaacaggctctCGAGTGATGCGTCAGACTGAGCCGCAAGGACGCCAAGCGCAATGCCTAGCCTGCAGCTGAGCCGCCACCCCGGGTCCCGGGCCACCTCTCCCCCCGCCAGCACCATGGACAGCGCACTGGGGTCGCCGCGAGGACCCCCGGCCCCGGCCTGCACGCCGGGCTCACCGCGGACGGTGGGGTCCTCGCCGTAGTCGTCCCCCACAACCGCCTCGGCCATGGAGCGCCTCATGGCCGGCCCGGGCTTGGTAACCGTGTCGATGCGCAGGTCCACCACGTGCGTCGGGATCCCCGCCTGGCTCCCAGATCCCCGCGCCCAGAGGGCCCTCTGCTGCTGGGTCGCAGCCCGGGCCAGTCTGCGGAGCATGGCGGGGGCAGCGCTCGGCTCCCCCCTCCCCGACCTCCCCGGCGAGGGCGACCGGGAGCGGCGGGATCCGAGCAGCAGGACTTTCCGAACTTCGGCCGCGGCCGACCGTGGCTGGCGGGACGGCTCCGCGGCACGCTGGGAGTTGTAGTTCGGCCTTCGTCACGGCCGGCACCGCGCAAGTCCGGGAGAGGGCCCCCGCGGCATGCTGGGAGTTGTAGTACGACCTTCGTCGCGGTCTGCGACGCGCGAACCAgggatgagggagaggaagggttCTGCTTACCCAAGAAGAAACCGAAACCAGGCAAGTTTTTATAGAGCAGACGCTCATGTGCTTCTTACCGTGTGCCCCGCACTGTCCCAGGCACTTTACAAGTGTGAACGCAGTAAAGTCTCTAAACAGCTCTGAGGAGAAAAGTACTCTTTTcatcccgttttacagatggggaaactgagacacagagagctaATGAACTTGGCGAGGAGCGTCCAGCTCTGAACCACTGTGTTACGTTGCCCCTAAAAACTAGCTTCCCGTTATCTACTTTTTTCAGTacagatttattgagcacccactggtGTCAGGCATCGCCTAGGTGCCAGGCAGAGGGACGCAAAGATGGTGCAACCCATCTGAGCGTCCGACTTCAGATGGAGGTGGAATTAGAGGGGTGCATGGAGAGCCCCCTCCTCCATACCCCCGACCCTTGACGGGTGGGCTGCCTCCACCCAGGGCCATGCGAGGTAGTGGTAAAAGGACCCGACTGACTCAAGTCCCAACTTACCAGGTGTGCGGCTTTGGACAACTCAGttaacctctccatgcctcagtctCCTTAAATGCAAAATGCGCTGTTGAGGATTTGATGACTTAAGGCTTCTCCTGCTGACCCTGGCGCCTGGCTGGTAGTGAGTACTGTGCATGCGTGCTTGCTCTCCTACTGCTGCTGCTCTATCATGGTTACTGGTCACAGTCCAGGGCCCTGGGCCTTCGTGCTGCTGTGGGGTGCAGCCTGACAGCCTGGACTGGGCCTCCTGCAGGGTGACCTTCCCTCACTCAGGGAGGACAGGCCTCCCTCTGAGTGCCCAGCCCCACTCAGCAGCTCCCCTTCCCAGAGTGTGGGCCACAGATGTCTCTTCCTCACGGGAGGAAGTCGGTCCTGAGGGGCTGAAGGTCACCAGAAGAGGCACCCACACCTCTGATCAGGGCACCCCTCAGCAAAGAGGACTCTCAGACACTGACCTTCATCGGACTTCTGCCATGTGTCTGCTCCGGGTTGGGTCTGGGGATAAAGGAGAGCAAAGCAGCCTGCCCTTGGAGGTCAGGTCCTCGGGATGGGGACAGGATGCTGCCTGTTGGCGCTGGGAGAAGCTGCATTGGACCTGGCTGAGGCatcagggcaggcttcctggaggaagcagtGATTGGGCTGAGCTTTGAAGACATTAAGGTGTTAATCAGACAAAGGCAGAGGGGAGAGTGTtctgggcagagagaacagcatgcGCAAAGGATTGGGGTAGGAGGAGCATTGGGGTAGGACGCAGCCGGAACGTTTGAGGCCCTGAAGGAGAAGGGAGCAGGGGTGGAGATGGGGCCCAACAACTGGAGCTCTCCACCTCTCCCCCTGTGCCTGCAGAGCCATCCCGAAAGGGTGGAAATTGCAAGTCCCCATAGGGTCTGGGGCCCCAAGGAAAGGCTCACTATGCCCTAACCCCGCCCCCCTTCCTCCCGCCAGCGCCAGTGCCCTCCGGCCCTGACCCTCAATCTCCACCGAATTCCGGGCCCTTAGAAAACAAGCCCCTTATCTCAGTGTCTGGCTCCAACCCTTCTgctgggaagtggggggaggggagcagaggcctctgtgggaaggaagggagggactgGGGCAGTGATGGTGGCTCCCAGGGGAGCAGGGAGAAGGGGGCAAACAGCTGGATCCCCAGGCACCTCCCAGCCGTGGCAGAACCACAGAGTGACCTTGTGTTTGCAGTCACTTCACAGTTTGCCAAGCCTTCCCACCTACAGCCTCCCagctaatcctcacagcaacctcaggggaggggggctgggcagggggctaCCTGCCATTTTTGGGGGCTACCCAAGAATGCCACCAAGGTGACACAGCTGGTCACCAAACTGGGCCTTCCTCCTCCCATAGCAGAGCTGTTTCCCCAGAGAGTGGACTGTTCCGGGGAAGGCTGGGCCCAGCGGAGATTGCTTCTGCCAGGTGCTGCTTATCACCTCCTATCTTGTCTCAGggcacctggccacccccaccTCGCCTAGTGGtggcttccagtgcagggggtgggggggaccagAAAGCTCAGGCTATCAGGGGAGAAGTGGGGGGGCTCTCCCTGGGCCAGTGAGGTCTGTTTCTGAGGTCTTATCAAGGGGGGAGACCCTCTGAACAAGGCTTGGTCTCGGGGTTGTGTAGGCACATGCACGTGTGTGaatgtatctatgtatgtatgtgtacatgtatacgTGTATAAGtttgtgtgcacgtgcatgtTGATATGTCCACGCATGTATGCATGTACAGGTATGCAtttacatgtgcacacacatgggGGTATATGTAACTGTGTATAAGTATTTGTTATGTAAGTGTAAGGCACACCTCAGAGATGTTGCAGGTTGGGTTCCAGACCATTGCTATAAAGTGAGTATCACAATAAAGTgggtcacacaaattttttggtttctcagggcacataaaagttatgcttacactacactgtagtcttttaagtgtgcaatagcagcTCCGTGGGAGGCGGGTGCACACTGGCGGTGGCTGGCTGCTGAGATGGCAGATGAAGAAGACCCCACCTTTgaggaggaaaatgaagaaattggAGGAGGTGCAGAAGGTGGACAGGGTAAAAGAAAGAGACTTTTTTCTAAAGAATTAACGGTGTATGGTGTATGGGTTTGGGGATGGTCAGAGTCCTTATACTGAGTCAGTAGATATTCTTGAAGACCTTGTCATAGAGTTCATCACTGAAATGACTCACAAGGCAATGTCAATTGGAAGACAAGGTCAGGTACAAGTTGAAGATATCATCTTCTTGATTCGAAAGGACCCAGGAAAGTTTGCTAGGGTTAAAGACTTGTTTACTATGAATGAAGAACTGAAACGAGCTAGAAGAGCATTTGATGAAGCAAACTACGACTATGGCTCTTGACACCTGTTGTACTTTCTGCAGCTTCATTATTTTCTGGGGAAATCAtatttaataactgtattttccACAGTAAGGTTCTGATATCTAGCCATGTGAATGAAAGCTAGAGAACCACaaagttttcagtctttattttcatGTCTTCAATTTCATAGTGATATTTGAGCCTTTAATTGCCTGCGATTATATTACCATACTTTGAATTACTTACTGGATTTTAGTGACCACATGTAAGTCAAAGTACCTTGCAAACCATTCAGTTCCTTCTGACTTCTGACCGTCTAAATGatgaattaatatttatgttttaagtgTACTTGTGCCATCGTAGGCTGTACTGTAGCTGTttaatatgtgaaatctaaatgGTACCTTTGATAGCTAAGACGTGTTTCATGTATTCTAAAGTTTTTAGATTACAGTAGTCTTAAGTTATTAAAAGATAGTGAACTGGTTTGTGTTTCTTTTAAggagaaaatgatagaaaatacaACCTTTTTTTAGGAGTGTTTATTTGTCTTAACATAATTTGTTTTAATACTCTTTTCTTTAGATAacaagagtgatttttttaattttaattttttattttttgagaaactaaAAGTCCCCTATGAATGCTTCTGTGTTGGAAGACTTATTTGATTTAAAATCTTTGGGGCTTATACTATTTGTCAGGTTTTAAGAGAACTCATTTTCCCAGGTCACATTAAAGCTTCTAAAAATAAGTGCTTTCaaaattatagaccagtatcactgatgaatatagacgcaaaaatcctcaacaaaatactagcaaacagaatccaacaacacattaaaaggatcatacaccatgatcacgtgggatttatcccagggatgcaaggattcttcaatatatgcaaatcaatcaatgtgatacaccatattaacaaattgaagaagaaaaaccatatgatcatctcaaaagatgcagaaaaagcttttgacaaaattcaacacccatttatgataaaaaactctccagaaagtgggcatagagggaacctacctcaacataataaaggccatatacgacaaacccacagcaaacatcattctcaatggtgaaaaactgaaagcattacctctaag contains:
- the LOC115842690 gene encoding LOW QUALITY PROTEIN: uncharacterized protein (The sequence of the model RefSeq protein was modified relative to this genomic sequence to represent the inferred CDS: inserted 1 base in 1 codon; deleted 2 bases in 1 codon); the protein is MLRRLARAATQQQRALWARGSGSQAGIPTHVVDLRIDTVTKPGPAMRRSMAEAVVGDDYGEDPTVRELQATAAELLGVKQTLFVPTNTMANLISVMYHCQRRGSPLLLGQECHLHVQEQGGVAQIAGAHSHPLPDLPHGTLDLAELEGLVARSLGSRSHPVCELICLEDAHSSSGGRVLPIEFLREVHLLARSYGVQVHLDGARLMNAAVALCMPPARIVERCDSVSLCFSKGLGATVGALVGGPKGFTEEAWRLRKALRGGMRQVGVLAVAALVGLTDAEEVLLKDHQNAQRFARGXXXXXXXVCSTDLTTVETNMVMVRVDGLLPEELCQRLQTVSADEVAQTGHAVRVLLXPWTERSVRAVWHRDVSAEDTKLALGKWAFVLRALRMG